A single genomic interval of Spirosoma taeanense harbors:
- a CDS encoding alpha-amylase family protein yields the protein MQKLILILCAGLLLQCQQHSATEKPLPADFKTELWYKHSLIYNLDVEVFKDSDGDGIGDFQGLVQQLDYLKNLGVDVIWLSPFQPTPNRDDGYDVADFYGIDTRLGTRADFDEFMRQARQRGIRVIMDMVVNHTSDQHHWFQQARRSKNSPYHSWYVWSDKQPDNWDVGMVFPGVQKEIWSYDKQAGAYFYHRFYNFQPDLNAQNPAVQREIRKILKHWLDAGVSGFRLDAVPFMIEIADPEKKDYKPQFEIIDMLHKYIQWQRGDAIVLGEANVAPEDQKDYFGEDDKGMQMMFNFYANQYLFYALATGQLQPFIDAMKATKDIPSAAQWAIFLRNHDEIDLGRLSDKQREEVYARFGPQKNMQLYDRGIRRRLAPMLGDPRQIRFAYSLLFSLPGTPVIRYGEEIGMGDDLRLKESESVRTPMQWTNAPNAGFTTGSKPVKPVISQGEYGYPNVNVATESQDSTSLLNFISDLIHLRKQCPEIGLGTSTILDTGNPNVLAIRYDWQGQSLAMVHNFSTQTQQLQLPLAGKSDKRLVNLLEKTEVRAGPGGAYPLSLPGYGYQWYRMKL from the coding sequence ATGCAAAAGTTGATTCTTATTTTATGTGCTGGCTTACTGCTGCAATGCCAGCAGCATAGTGCTACGGAAAAACCCCTGCCGGCCGACTTCAAAACCGAATTATGGTATAAACACAGCCTGATTTACAACCTCGATGTGGAGGTGTTTAAAGACTCTGACGGCGATGGTATTGGCGACTTCCAGGGCCTTGTCCAGCAACTCGATTACCTGAAAAACCTGGGCGTCGATGTAATCTGGCTGTCGCCTTTTCAGCCCACGCCGAACCGCGACGATGGCTATGATGTAGCCGATTTTTACGGCATCGATACCCGGCTCGGTACACGCGCCGACTTTGATGAGTTTATGCGTCAGGCCAGACAGCGAGGCATCCGCGTTATTATGGATATGGTCGTCAACCACACGTCTGATCAGCATCATTGGTTTCAGCAGGCGCGTCGCAGCAAGAACTCACCTTACCACTCGTGGTACGTCTGGTCTGACAAACAGCCCGACAACTGGGACGTAGGTATGGTCTTTCCGGGCGTTCAGAAAGAAATCTGGAGCTACGACAAACAGGCCGGTGCTTACTTCTACCACCGCTTTTACAACTTCCAGCCCGACCTGAACGCGCAGAATCCGGCTGTGCAGCGGGAAATCCGGAAAATTCTCAAGCACTGGCTCGATGCGGGCGTGTCGGGTTTTCGGCTGGACGCCGTTCCGTTTATGATCGAGATAGCCGACCCCGAAAAGAAAGACTATAAGCCGCAATTTGAGATCATTGATATGCTGCATAAGTATATCCAGTGGCAACGGGGCGATGCGATTGTGCTGGGCGAAGCCAACGTAGCGCCGGAGGACCAGAAGGATTATTTCGGCGAGGATGACAAGGGGATGCAGATGATGTTCAACTTCTATGCCAATCAGTATCTCTTTTATGCTTTAGCAACGGGTCAGTTACAGCCATTTATCGACGCCATGAAAGCTACTAAGGATATTCCGTCGGCGGCCCAATGGGCTATTTTTCTCCGTAACCACGACGAAATTGATCTCGGACGACTCAGCGATAAACAGCGTGAGGAAGTCTACGCTAGATTTGGCCCGCAGAAGAACATGCAGCTCTACGACCGGGGCATCCGTCGTCGGCTGGCACCCATGCTGGGCGACCCGCGACAGATTCGATTTGCGTATAGCCTGCTGTTTTCGCTGCCCGGTACGCCCGTCATCCGATACGGCGAAGAAATAGGGATGGGCGACGATCTGCGACTGAAAGAGAGCGAATCGGTACGGACGCCCATGCAGTGGACAAACGCGCCCAATGCCGGCTTTACAACCGGCAGCAAGCCCGTAAAGCCCGTAATCAGCCAGGGCGAATACGGCTACCCAAACGTGAACGTAGCCACCGAAAGTCAGGATTCGACCTCGTTGCTGAACTTTATCTCGGACCTGATCCACCTGCGCAAACAGTGCCCCGAGATTGGGCTGGGCACATCGACGATTCTGGACACGGGCAACCCGAACGTGCTGGCTATCCGCTACGACTGGCAGGGACAGTCGCTGGCGATGGTGCATAATTTCAGTACCCAAACCCAGCAGTTGCAACTGCCCCTGGCCGGGAAGTCCGACAAACGGCTGGTGAATCTGCTGGAGAAAACCGAAGTCCGAGCGGGCCCCGGCGGGGCTTATCCGCTGTCGTTACCGGGTTACGGCTACCAGTGGTATCGCATGAAGCTATAG
- a CDS encoding DUF421 domain-containing protein, producing the protein MKKEEIRLDDWERILFGMAPPEFLFETLIRSLIIYFFLLVVLRLLGKRMTGQLTLTEMAVMVTIGAVISPSFQAPDRGIAMGILAMLCTLLFQRGTTLLAFDNNKIEQLTQGETNMLIKDGILQLVALTASRISRQELFARLRGKNIYKVSKVKRLYMEASGIFSIYLDETDKPGLSTLPPNDEEIRQIEQVAPDTLACTSCGNTTKIVQEQQPCSVCNQIAWTTAVL; encoded by the coding sequence ATGAAAAAGGAAGAGATACGATTAGACGACTGGGAGCGTATCCTGTTCGGCATGGCTCCACCGGAATTTCTTTTCGAGACCCTGATCAGGTCATTGATTATCTATTTTTTTCTGCTGGTTGTTCTGCGGCTGCTGGGCAAGCGCATGACCGGACAACTGACCTTAACCGAAATGGCGGTTATGGTAACGATTGGCGCCGTCATTTCGCCTTCGTTCCAGGCGCCCGACCGGGGCATTGCCATGGGCATTCTGGCAATGCTTTGTACCCTGTTGTTTCAGCGGGGTACTACGTTGCTGGCGTTCGACAATAATAAAATCGAACAGCTCACGCAGGGCGAAACGAACATGCTGATCAAGGACGGAATTTTGCAGCTGGTAGCGCTGACGGCTTCCCGAATTTCCCGGCAGGAGTTGTTTGCCCGCCTGCGTGGAAAGAATATCTATAAAGTTAGTAAAGTAAAACGGCTGTACATGGAAGCCTCCGGCATATTCAGTATTTACCTGGACGAAACCGATAAGCCGGGTTTATCAACCCTACCGCCCAATGATGAGGAAATTCGGCAGATCGAGCAGGTTGCGCCGGATACACTGGCCTGTACAAGCTGCGGAAACACCACAAAAATTGTTCAGGAACAACAACCCTGCTCCGTTTGCAATCAGATCGCCTGGACTACCGCCGTTTTATAA
- a CDS encoding DUF421 domain-containing protein, which produces MKPEEIHLNDWVRILIGEVPGTYFIEIVIRIAFVYLLLSVSMRLMGKRMAAQMNRNELAAQVSLAAAIGMPVWRPTGACCRRLSLHS; this is translated from the coding sequence ATGAAACCAGAAGAAATTCACCTGAACGACTGGGTACGTATACTGATTGGCGAAGTGCCCGGCACGTATTTCATTGAAATTGTTATCCGGATTGCCTTTGTATATCTTCTGCTGAGCGTATCGATGCGGCTGATGGGCAAGCGGATGGCGGCTCAGATGAACCGAAATGAACTGGCTGCGCAGGTATCGCTGGCAGCTGCTATCGGGATGCCAGTCTGGCGCCCGACCGGGGCTTGCTGCCGGCGGTTGTCATTGCATTCGTGA
- a CDS encoding RNA methyltransferase, which produces MTPRKLSLDELNRLSIDDFKLAPKFPFCLILDDIRSLNNVGSVFRTADAFRAEKIFLCGITGQPPHRDITKTALGATESVVWEHVTSAAALVKKLQAEGWVVAAVEQAEGSTSLTDFRPDLNKRYAFVFGNEVTGVQEPVVEAADLVLEVPQFGTKHSLNIAVTAGIICWDFLQKL; this is translated from the coding sequence ATGACACCCCGTAAACTTTCTCTGGATGAGCTTAACCGCCTGTCTATCGATGATTTTAAACTAGCCCCTAAATTTCCGTTTTGTCTGATTCTGGACGACATCCGCAGTTTGAACAACGTCGGGTCGGTGTTCAGGACGGCCGACGCCTTCCGGGCCGAGAAAATTTTTCTCTGCGGCATTACGGGCCAGCCTCCCCACCGCGACATCACCAAAACGGCCCTTGGCGCTACCGAGTCGGTGGTCTGGGAACATGTTACCAGCGCAGCCGCGCTGGTCAAAAAACTCCAGGCCGAAGGCTGGGTGGTGGCGGCTGTCGAACAGGCCGAAGGCAGCACCTCCTTGACCGATTTTCGGCCCGACCTAAACAAACGGTACGCTTTTGTGTTCGGTAACGAGGTAACCGGCGTTCAGGAGCCGGTTGTTGAAGCGGCCGATCTGGTGCTGGAAGTGCCGCAATTTGGTACAAAACACTCGCTCAATATTGCCGTTACAGCGGGGATCATCTGCTGGGATTTCCTGCAGAAGCTGTAA
- a CDS encoding PVC-type heme-binding CxxCH protein, producing the protein MKKLITALGLVAILTQCVRQSGTQTAVRSGRNSEAINARRTEILFLGDNGHHKPSERVPQLMAALGNKGINITYTDRLEDLNLDNLNKYDGLLIFANWDSIPKPQEKALLDYVASGKGLIPVHCASYCFRNSPEYVDKVVGGQFWRHRMDTIQTRFTQPNSALTAGLESFKAYDETYLHSHLQADNNVLAVRPIKADQAKDKPGQAEEPYTWTRQYGKGRVFYTAYGHDERTWSQPGFQQLLERGILWAVGDQVKKLHDDLKPQPFAYHEAKLPNYEKRPGPQLQQEPLSPEESMKHIQVPVDFTLDLFAHEPNVMHPIALAWDERGRLYALITKDYPNERKPEGGSDYIVICEDTNKDGKADKFTNFAEGLSIPTGMVFANGGLYVSQAPHMLFLQDTNGDDKADVKKIVFTGFGTYDTHAGPSNLHYGFDNWIWGSVGYAGFKGKIGADSLKFGQGFFRFKPDGSRLEYVTSTSNNTWGLAFNETGDVFGSTANNSHGWYMAIPSRYFQSGAHLRENGSRSTDTHKDMKPITPQVRQVDVFGGFTAAAGHNLYTARAFPKNYWNKVAFVSEPTGHILHQNVMQKQGTDFQDAEGAGVGFNLMAGADEWFAPVFAEVGPDGAVWVVDWYSFIIQHNPTPQGATNGSGNAYETPLRDFTHGRIYRVGYKNAPSYTPMTLSKDRPAELVAALKNNNMFWRTTAQRLLIERNNKDVVPQLIELVKDQSVDEIGINPAAIHALWTLQGLDPQMTSLSNEVVASALKHPCPGVRKTIVQVLPRNPETAATLLRADMLNDKEPLVVLNTLLAFSEMPQSPAVQKAVLARLDKSSEVNDRWMPDAFAVVLNSNNGQLMKAYLRQSVMNAPARPAQPTPSEPMNHQGHTGMKQSGGPNPPMPRAQSTGTDDPTKPDLLVAAIRTDPASPAVREGAKIFVDVTNAGGVAIPAGTPIPLSVQIEGPAGVSDKAKINYVSVTHTAGIKPGETVTISKGNNGPWSTDFGVMFERAGQYTVTVMLDRDNIIAEGNEQNNNATHPLTYRSPQSLSAYVLERAIRSYASTAPIDSVVALLRKTQTMDAAQSAAIVKGVAEGWNLKQKATLGEADKTFLARLGGSVSPDNRERLNRLYEAWGITKEEPADPNVEVVRLKTVREEMRYDKKEFTVTAGKQIELVLENPDAMQHNVVIGKPKSMDAIGAAADKLITAKDGAEKSYVPSIPQVIAATPLVNPDQTYRLKFTAPAAPGDYPFVCTFPGHWRIMNGVMKVVANRPVTVSK; encoded by the coding sequence ATGAAAAAACTCATCACCGCCCTCGGGCTGGTTGCCATTCTCACCCAATGTGTGCGCCAGTCGGGTACGCAGACCGCCGTTCGGTCGGGGCGTAATTCGGAGGCTATAAACGCCCGTCGAACCGAGATTCTGTTCCTGGGCGATAATGGTCACCATAAGCCCAGTGAACGGGTGCCCCAGCTAATGGCCGCCTTAGGCAATAAAGGAATCAATATTACCTATACCGACCGGCTGGAAGACCTGAACCTCGACAACTTGAACAAGTACGACGGGCTGCTGATCTTTGCCAACTGGGACAGCATTCCAAAGCCGCAGGAAAAAGCCCTCCTGGACTACGTTGCCTCGGGCAAGGGACTGATTCCGGTTCACTGCGCGTCATATTGTTTCCGCAACTCGCCCGAATACGTCGATAAAGTCGTTGGCGGCCAGTTCTGGCGGCACCGGATGGATACCATCCAGACCCGCTTTACGCAACCGAACAGCGCCCTGACGGCGGGTCTGGAGTCGTTTAAAGCCTACGACGAAACCTATCTGCACAGCCACCTGCAGGCCGACAACAACGTGCTGGCCGTTCGCCCGATTAAAGCCGATCAGGCCAAGGACAAGCCGGGTCAGGCCGAAGAGCCTTACACCTGGACCCGCCAGTACGGCAAAGGACGGGTGTTTTATACGGCCTATGGCCACGACGAACGGACCTGGAGCCAGCCCGGCTTTCAGCAACTGCTCGAACGGGGGATTCTGTGGGCCGTTGGCGATCAGGTGAAAAAACTGCACGACGATCTGAAGCCGCAGCCGTTTGCCTATCATGAGGCCAAACTGCCTAACTACGAAAAGCGCCCCGGTCCGCAGTTGCAGCAGGAGCCGCTTTCGCCGGAAGAGTCGATGAAGCACATTCAGGTGCCGGTCGACTTTACGCTCGATCTGTTTGCGCACGAGCCGAACGTCATGCACCCCATTGCGCTGGCGTGGGATGAACGCGGCCGTCTGTATGCCCTCATCACCAAGGACTATCCGAATGAACGTAAACCCGAAGGCGGGTCGGACTACATCGTCATCTGCGAAGACACCAATAAGGATGGCAAGGCCGACAAGTTTACCAACTTCGCCGAAGGGCTGAGCATTCCAACCGGAATGGTATTCGCCAATGGTGGGCTCTATGTTTCGCAGGCTCCGCACATGCTGTTTCTGCAGGACACGAACGGCGACGACAAAGCCGACGTAAAGAAGATTGTCTTTACGGGCTTTGGTACCTACGATACACACGCCGGTCCGAGCAACCTGCACTACGGTTTCGATAACTGGATCTGGGGCAGCGTTGGCTATGCCGGTTTTAAAGGAAAAATAGGTGCCGACAGTCTGAAGTTTGGCCAGGGCTTTTTCCGGTTTAAGCCCGATGGCTCGAGACTGGAGTACGTAACGAGCACTTCGAACAACACCTGGGGGCTGGCTTTCAACGAAACCGGCGATGTGTTCGGCAGCACGGCTAACAACTCGCATGGCTGGTATATGGCTATTCCGAGCCGGTATTTCCAGAGCGGGGCGCACCTGCGCGAAAACGGCAGCCGCAGCACCGATACGCATAAGGACATGAAACCCATTACGCCCCAGGTTCGGCAGGTTGACGTGTTCGGAGGCTTTACGGCCGCGGCAGGCCACAACCTGTATACAGCCCGCGCTTTCCCGAAAAATTACTGGAACAAAGTTGCCTTCGTTTCGGAGCCGACCGGGCATATTCTGCACCAGAACGTCATGCAGAAACAAGGTACCGATTTCCAGGATGCCGAAGGCGCGGGTGTTGGTTTCAACCTGATGGCCGGAGCCGATGAGTGGTTTGCACCCGTATTTGCCGAAGTAGGCCCGGATGGAGCCGTATGGGTCGTGGACTGGTACAGCTTTATCATCCAGCATAACCCGACGCCACAGGGTGCTACCAATGGCTCAGGGAATGCCTATGAAACGCCCCTGCGCGACTTTACGCACGGACGGATCTACCGCGTTGGCTATAAGAACGCACCGAGTTACACGCCCATGACGCTGAGCAAAGACCGCCCGGCCGAACTGGTCGCAGCTTTGAAAAACAACAACATGTTCTGGCGGACAACCGCCCAGCGCCTACTGATCGAACGGAACAACAAGGACGTTGTGCCCCAGTTGATTGAGTTGGTCAAGGATCAGTCGGTGGATGAGATTGGTATCAATCCGGCGGCTATCCATGCGCTATGGACCCTTCAGGGGCTGGACCCGCAAATGACTTCGCTATCGAACGAGGTTGTCGCGTCGGCTCTGAAACATCCCTGCCCGGGCGTTCGGAAAACAATCGTGCAGGTCCTACCCCGGAATCCGGAAACGGCTGCTACGTTGCTTCGGGCCGACATGCTGAACGACAAAGAACCGCTGGTTGTCCTGAATACCCTGCTGGCCTTTTCGGAGATGCCGCAGAGTCCGGCGGTGCAGAAAGCCGTTCTGGCCCGGTTGGATAAATCGTCTGAGGTGAACGACCGCTGGATGCCCGACGCCTTTGCCGTTGTGCTGAACAGCAATAACGGACAACTCATGAAGGCGTATCTGCGTCAGTCAGTGATGAACGCACCCGCCCGCCCGGCTCAACCGACCCCTTCTGAGCCGATGAACCACCAGGGCCATACGGGCATGAAGCAAAGCGGAGGGCCTAACCCGCCGATGCCCCGGGCGCAGAGCACGGGCACCGATGACCCAACGAAACCCGACCTGCTGGTGGCTGCCATCCGGACGGACCCGGCTTCGCCCGCCGTCCGGGAAGGCGCCAAAATCTTCGTTGACGTAACGAACGCCGGCGGTGTGGCTATTCCGGCCGGAACGCCCATCCCGCTATCGGTGCAGATTGAAGGTCCGGCCGGCGTGTCCGACAAGGCGAAGATCAATTATGTGAGCGTAACCCATACTGCCGGTATCAAGCCCGGTGAGACGGTCACGATCAGCAAAGGCAACAACGGTCCCTGGAGTACCGATTTTGGGGTGATGTTCGAGCGAGCGGGACAGTACACCGTGACGGTGATGCTCGACCGGGACAACATAATTGCCGAGGGGAATGAGCAGAATAACAACGCTACCCATCCGCTTACATACCGATCTCCGCAGAGTCTTAGTGCCTACGTGCTCGAACGGGCCATCCGCAGCTATGCCTCCACCGCGCCGATTGATTCGGTCGTGGCGCTGCTTCGTAAAACGCAGACAATGGACGCAGCCCAGAGCGCGGCTATCGTTAAGGGGGTTGCTGAAGGCTGGAACCTCAAACAGAAAGCTACCCTCGGCGAGGCTGACAAAACGTTTCTGGCTAGACTGGGCGGTAGCGTGTCGCCTGACAATCGGGAGCGGCTCAACCGGCTTTACGAAGCCTGGGGCATTACGAAAGAAGAGCCTGCCGACCCGAATGTAGAGGTTGTCCGGCTGAAGACGGTTCGCGAAGAGATGCGGTATGATAAGAAAGAGTTTACCGTAACGGCGGGTAAGCAAATCGAGCTAGTGCTCGAAAACCCCGACGCGATGCAGCACAACGTGGTGATTGGCAAACCGAAAAGCATGGACGCGATTGGCGCAGCCGCCGACAAACTCATTACGGCCAAAGACGGTGCTGAGAAAAGCTACGTACCCAGCATTCCGCAGGTTATCGCGGCTACGCCCCTGGTCAACCCCGATCAGACGTACCGGCTTAAGTTTACAGCGCCGGCAGCACCAGGTGACTATCCGTTCGTGTGTACGTTCCCGGGTCACTGGCGAATCATGAACGGCGTCATGAAAGTCGTGGCAAATCGGCCTGTTACGGTCAGTAAATAA
- a CDS encoding YetF domain-containing protein: protein MIVSAERIIAWIAFRNQRFEAITQDEISDLVNNGVMQLKHMRGARIPREGLLAEARTLGLFHLGEIKRLYIEANGSFTLIKEVTPKPGLSVIPLWDRDFAQEQKHVADVFVCNNCGNPEQTTRRPGFACSNCDDNNWVQAITK from the coding sequence GTGATTGTTTCCGCTGAGCGGATAATTGCCTGGATTGCCTTCCGAAATCAGCGGTTCGAAGCCATCACCCAGGATGAGATCAGCGATCTGGTAAACAACGGGGTAATGCAGTTAAAGCATATGCGGGGCGCGCGCATACCTCGTGAAGGGTTGCTGGCCGAAGCGCGCACACTGGGTTTGTTTCACCTGGGCGAAATCAAGCGGCTGTACATCGAAGCCAACGGAAGCTTTACGCTGATCAAGGAAGTAACCCCAAAACCGGGGCTGTCAGTCATTCCGCTCTGGGATCGCGACTTTGCCCAGGAGCAGAAGCATGTAGCTGATGTCTTCGTATGCAATAACTGCGGCAACCCCGAACAGACCACCCGCCGTCCTGGTTTCGCCTGTTCCAATTGCGATGATAACAACTGGGTGCAGGCAATCACGAAATGA
- a CDS encoding Gfo/Idh/MocA family protein: MINIAIVGLGFGAEFIPIYQRHPQTNMYAICQRNVENLNKIGDAFGIEKRYTNYDELLADPAVDAVHINSPIPNHAEQSLKALRAGKHVACTVPMATTVEECMEIVKACKESGKKYMMMETVVYSREFLFVKELYETGELGKVQFLKASHQQDMDGWPDYWPGLPPMHYATHCVGPVAGLLKLEAEYVSCFGSGTIREELAKIHNSPFAVESAHIKFKNSDLAAYVYRSLFDVARQYRESFEVYGDKKSFEWQLIEDEQPVIHTAKKPEPEIPEKVTVPDYARLLPEVVQRFTTRGVYDADEQQHLSFTQGGGHGGSHPHMVHEFVSAIVEDRDPFPNAAQSANWTSVGILAHESALRGGEIIKLPNFTI, encoded by the coding sequence ATGATTAACATCGCCATCGTTGGCCTCGGATTCGGGGCTGAATTTATTCCAATCTACCAGCGCCATCCGCAAACCAATATGTACGCGATCTGCCAGCGTAACGTCGAGAATCTGAATAAAATCGGCGACGCGTTTGGCATCGAAAAACGCTATACGAACTACGACGAACTGCTGGCCGATCCGGCGGTGGATGCGGTGCATATCAACTCGCCCATCCCGAACCATGCCGAGCAAAGCCTGAAAGCCCTGCGGGCGGGTAAGCACGTCGCCTGCACGGTGCCCATGGCTACTACCGTTGAGGAGTGCATGGAGATCGTGAAAGCCTGCAAGGAATCGGGTAAGAAATACATGATGATGGAGACGGTAGTGTACAGCCGCGAGTTTCTGTTCGTAAAGGAACTGTATGAAACGGGCGAACTGGGTAAGGTGCAGTTTCTGAAAGCCAGTCACCAGCAGGACATGGACGGCTGGCCCGATTACTGGCCCGGTCTGCCCCCGATGCACTACGCGACGCACTGCGTAGGACCGGTAGCGGGCCTGCTCAAACTGGAGGCCGAGTATGTGTCGTGCTTCGGTTCGGGTACGATTCGTGAAGAATTGGCTAAGATTCACAACTCGCCGTTCGCGGTCGAGTCGGCGCACATCAAGTTCAAGAACAGCGATCTGGCGGCTTATGTCTACCGGTCACTATTCGACGTAGCGCGACAGTACCGCGAAAGTTTTGAGGTGTATGGCGACAAAAAATCGTTCGAGTGGCAACTGATCGAGGATGAGCAGCCGGTTATTCATACGGCGAAGAAGCCCGAGCCGGAAATTCCGGAAAAGGTAACCGTACCGGATTACGCCCGTCTGCTGCCCGAAGTAGTTCAGCGCTTTACGACCAGGGGCGTGTACGACGCCGATGAGCAGCAGCACCTGTCGTTTACGCAGGGTGGTGGTCATGGCGGTTCGCACCCGCACATGGTACACGAATTTGTATCGGCCATTGTTGAAGACCGCGACCCGTTCCCCAACGCGGCTCAGTCGGCCAACTGGACGAGCGTTGGGATTCTGGCGCACGAGTCGGCCCTGCGGGGCGGGGAGATTATCAAGCTGCCTAACTTTACTATATAG
- a CDS encoding sensor histidine kinase: MLYRSNAFSLFTIALLLSAVTAILIYGNWSSLSETVPMTTTSLRWLTLFALALSSQVLLGYALWRLLRKRQKSVVQTEVLHSIVHEFQTPITAIRMAADILDSPIARNQPERTEKYIRIIREETERLQHQVETMLTLARADRNTLILNPEPVRIHHLLRSIADRHGSYLHLNLLGADPHLLADRLHLTNVLYNLLDNAIKYSADEPEITVQTKTSSDGLTITVRDRGVGIAPNLMPKIFQPFFRVHDRNQPSVKGFGLGLSYVQRIVQAHNWSIWVKSELGQGSEFIIQIPPTSLLPASTQTEAVLQKQTA; the protein is encoded by the coding sequence ATGCTCTACCGTTCAAACGCTTTTTCGCTCTTTACCATCGCACTGCTACTATCTGCAGTAACAGCCATCCTGATCTACGGGAACTGGTCGTCGCTCTCCGAAACCGTACCAATGACCACAACGTCGTTGCGCTGGCTCACGCTCTTTGCCCTGGCGTTGTCGTCGCAGGTCTTGCTGGGGTATGCGCTGTGGCGCTTGTTACGTAAGCGTCAGAAATCGGTCGTACAAACTGAGGTGCTGCACTCAATCGTGCATGAGTTTCAGACGCCCATCACCGCCATCCGGATGGCGGCCGATATTCTGGATTCGCCCATAGCCCGCAACCAGCCCGAACGCACGGAGAAATACATCCGCATCATTCGGGAAGAGACCGAACGGCTGCAGCATCAGGTCGAAACTATGCTGACGCTGGCCCGCGCCGACCGGAACACGCTCATTCTGAACCCGGAACCCGTTCGCATCCATCATCTGCTCCGCTCCATCGCTGATCGGCACGGCTCCTACCTGCATCTGAACCTGCTTGGGGCCGATCCGCACCTGCTGGCCGACCGGCTGCATCTGACCAATGTGCTGTACAATCTGCTCGATAACGCCATTAAATACAGTGCCGACGAGCCTGAAATCACCGTTCAGACAAAGACGAGCAGCGATGGACTTACCATTACGGTTCGCGACCGGGGCGTGGGCATTGCGCCGAATCTGATGCCCAAGATTTTTCAGCCGTTTTTCCGGGTTCACGACCGCAATCAGCCAAGTGTGAAAGGGTTTGGTCTGGGTCTTAGTTATGTGCAGCGCATTGTCCAGGCCCACAACTGGAGCATCTGGGTAAAAAGTGAACTCGGCCAGGGCAGCGAATTTATCATCCAGATTCCCCCTACGTCTTTATTACCGGCATCGACTCAGACAGAAGCCGTTCTCCAGAAGCAAACGGCCTAA